A single window of Triplophysa rosa linkage group LG2, Trosa_1v2, whole genome shotgun sequence DNA harbors:
- the tbcela gene encoding tubulin folding cofactor E-like a — MESHERGGRTLVQVISEKYSPDNFPYCRGSGVGVVIRSSPQGSPVKDRLNLPRILVLDGCGITQAGDEEEVAAFCSHVVELDLSHNQLKDWGEISKILSNIPNLDFLNLSMNPLRGSCLEAGAAEAFSGLRRLVLTNTHVTWNMVHTLTRETPE; from the exons ATGGAGTCACATGAGCGAGGAGGACGCACTTTGGTGCAGGTGATCAGTGAGAAGTACAGCCCTGACAATTTCCCATACTGCCGTGGGTCAGGGGTTGGAGTAGTGATCCGGTCGAGTCCTCAGGGTTCACCTGTCAAAG ATCGTCTAAATCTGCCCAGAATTCTGGTCCTGGATGGTTGTGGAATCACGCAGGCTGGAGATGAGGAGGAGGTGGCCGCCTTCTGTTCTCACGTGGTTGAGCTGGACCTCTCTCACAACCAGCTGAAAGACTGGGGAGAG ATAAGTAAGATCCTGTCTAATATCCCTAACCTGGACTTTCTCAATCTGAGTATGAATCCACTGAGAGGGTCGTGTCTGGAAGCTGGAGCAGCTGAAGCGTTCTCGGGCCTCCGCCGCCTCGTCCTCACTAACACACACGTCACCTGGAACATGGTGCATACGCTTACACGAGAGACCCCAGAGTAA